The Brachyspira aalborgi genome has a segment encoding these proteins:
- the trxA gene encoding thioredoxin produces the protein MSVSQLNAETFDSTVSEDRATLIDFFAEWCGPCKMQTPVLHKVADEYSSKMNFGAVNVDEAEEIAAKYGVQSIPTLIVFKKGEVLKRAEGMKNESQLKEWLKEYL, from the coding sequence ATGTCAGTATCACAATTAAATGCCGAAACTTTTGACTCTACAGTGTCTGAAGATAGGGCTACTTTAATAGACTTTTTTGCAGAATGGTGCGGACCTTGTAAAATGCAAACTCCTGTATTGCATAAGGTTGCTGACGAATATTCTAGCAAAATGAATTTCGGAGCGGTTAATGTAGACGAAGCCGAAGAGATTGCAGCCAAATACGGAGTTCAATCGATTCCTACATTGATAGTTTTTAAGAAAGGAGAAGTTTTGAAAAGAGCCGAAGGCATGAAAAATGAAAGCCAATTAAAAGAATGGCTAAAAGAATATCTATAA
- a CDS encoding NAD(P)H-hydrate dehydratase gives MKVVTVEELINIDKKTTEKIPSILLMEHVASEIFYFLIKRHRKALYNKRVHIFSSVGGNGGDGLAIARYLIKNGYNVKVYLTGNIDRVNKDTYINFNILKNMGIDIVYLGSEEKVFEILENIEEGDIAVDSLFGTGGNRALDGIEKLLIDKLNSLNIIRIAIDIPSGLSSKINDFENINTCFKAHETYTICFAKDIFFLYETREYIGKLFIIKSIFPKEILDNSEYKALLINYNDKKLREEIKIKRNAFFSKREQGNLAIVAGSSDYIGAAVLSVNAAYRSGVGFIRLYVPKGIAEIVKNIIIPQMPEVVIIGVGEDNQKYFTENDTIIANDINKSDACVIGSGIGRDMSTEVFINSILKQINIPTVIDADALYLMFQNTLEELQENFILTPHIYEFEKLTGINHIEALKNPYNYLSIFREKTKASIILKDAVSFFMKDNDIYINYNPTVSMGKAGMGDILAGFIGSFLARKLNIVESAKLSLMIQSKAFNKAAKIFGNDSIQPKDLTLYASKILKRI, from the coding sequence ATGAAAGTCGTAACCGTAGAGGAATTAATAAATATCGATAAAAAAACAACTGAAAAAATTCCTTCGATTCTTCTTATGGAGCATGTCGCAAGCGAAATATTTTATTTTCTTATTAAAAGACATAGAAAAGCCTTGTATAATAAACGCGTTCATATATTTTCGTCAGTCGGAGGAAACGGCGGAGACGGACTTGCAATAGCGAGATATTTAATAAAAAACGGCTATAATGTAAAAGTTTATTTAACGGGAAATATTGACAGAGTAAATAAAGATACATATATTAATTTTAATATTTTAAAAAATATGGGAATTGATATTGTTTATTTGGGAAGCGAAGAGAAAGTATTTGAAATATTAGAAAATATTGAAGAAGGAGATATTGCCGTAGATTCTTTATTTGGCACGGGAGGAAATAGGGCTTTAGACGGAATAGAAAAATTATTAATAGATAAATTGAACTCTTTAAATATTATAAGAATAGCAATTGATATTCCTTCGGGATTATCTTCTAAAATAAACGATTTTGAAAATATAAATACATGCTTTAAGGCTCATGAAACTTATACTATATGTTTCGCGAAAGATATATTCTTTTTATACGAAACAAGAGAATATATTGGAAAATTATTTATTATAAAATCTATATTTCCAAAAGAAATACTCGATAACTCTGAATATAAAGCTTTATTAATAAATTATAACGATAAAAAATTAAGAGAAGAAATAAAAATAAAAAGAAACGCTTTTTTTAGCAAAAGAGAACAGGGAAATCTTGCAATAGTTGCGGGCAGTTCGGATTATATAGGCGCTGCAGTTTTATCCGTTAATGCGGCTTATAGAAGCGGAGTTGGATTTATAAGGTTATATGTTCCAAAAGGAATTGCCGAAATTGTCAAAAATATAATTATTCCTCAAATGCCCGAAGTTGTTATTATAGGAGTAGGCGAAGATAATCAAAAATATTTTACCGAAAACGATACTATTATAGCAAACGATATAAATAAAAGCGATGCTTGTGTAATAGGTTCGGGAATAGGAAGAGATATGTCTACAGAAGTTTTTATAAACTCTATATTAAAACAGATTAATATTCCTACAGTTATTGACGCGGATGCTTTATATTTAATGTTTCAAAATACTTTGGAAGAATTGCAAGAAAATTTTATACTCACGCCTCATATATACGAATTTGAAAAATTAACGGGTATAAATCATATTGAAGCTTTGAAAAATCCTTATAATTATTTATCGATATTCAGAGAAAAAACAAAAGCGTCTATTATATTAAAAGACGCCGTTAGTTTTTTTATGAAAGATAACGATATATATATAAATTATAATCCAACGGTTTCTATGGGAAAAGCGGGAATGGGAGATATTTTAGCGGGATTTATAGGCTCTTTTCTTGCAAGAAAATTAAATATTGTAGAATCTGCAAAATTATCTCTTATGATTCAGTCGAAAGCTTTTAATAAAGCTGCAAAAATATTTGGAAACGATTCTATTCAGCCAAAAGATTTAACTTTATACGCAAGCAAAATATTAAAAAGGATTTAA
- a CDS encoding FliA/WhiG family RNA polymerase sigma factor, with the protein MNKKNKLPEINEENEKEYWAEYQKTLSPQIREAIVKKYAGLVRYAANRIKISFKNTRDIEFCDLEGYGSIGLLEAIERYNPSKNIKFKSFALWRIHGSIIDALRDLDILPRSIRQKLKKIDKAREILESRIKGDVKPEEIANMMGIPIDEYNELMRYNIDFAVTSLSEIWYLGDDSDELSIIDTLKSSDRTNPEYMAERQAVQKEIVKAIKKLPAKEQEILILYYYERLTLKEIGKVLEISESRVSQIHTKAIQDLRYSLSEIKKSLL; encoded by the coding sequence ATGAATAAAAAAAATAAATTGCCAGAAATTAACGAAGAAAATGAAAAAGAATATTGGGCGGAATATCAAAAAACTTTATCGCCTCAAATAAGAGAAGCTATCGTTAAAAAATATGCTGGTTTGGTAAGATACGCCGCTAATAGAATAAAAATTAGTTTTAAAAATACAAGAGATATAGAATTTTGCGATTTGGAAGGATACGGTTCTATCGGACTTTTAGAGGCTATAGAAAGATATAATCCGAGTAAAAATATAAAATTTAAATCGTTCGCTCTTTGGAGAATACATGGCTCTATAATAGACGCTCTTAGAGATTTAGATATTTTGCCGCGCTCTATTCGTCAAAAATTAAAGAAAATAGATAAAGCGAGAGAGATACTTGAAAGCAGAATAAAGGGAGATGTTAAGCCTGAAGAAATAGCGAATATGATGGGAATTCCTATAGACGAATATAACGAGCTTATGAGATATAATATAGATTTTGCCGTTACTTCTTTAAGCGAAATTTGGTATCTTGGAGACGATTCGGATGAATTATCTATTATAGACACTTTAAAATCAAGCGATAGAACAAATCCCGAATATATGGCTGAAAGACAAGCCGTTCAAAAAGAAATAGTAAAAGCGATAAAAAAACTTCCCGCAAAAGAACAGGAAATATTAATATTATATTATTATGAAAGACTTACTTTAAAAGAAATAGGAAAAGTATTGGAAATATCGGAAAGTAGAGTATCGCAAATCCACACTAAAGCAATACAAGATTTAAGATATAGTCTTTCTGAAATAAAAAAATCTTTATTATAA